Below is a window of Myxococcus guangdongensis DNA.
CTGGTCAACCTCGCGAAGGACCTCTCCGTCGAGGCACTGGCTCAACGCGTCTCCCTCAGCCCGCGACACTTCGCGCGTCAGTTCCGCTCCGTCTTCGGCCAGACGCCGGCCGCGTACGTGGAGCAGCTCCGACTGGAGGAGGCGCGGAGCCGGCTGGTGGAGGGCCACGGCGGCATCGAGCAGGTGGCGCTCGCCGTCGGTTTCCAGAGCGCCGACGTCTTCCGCAGGGCCTTCGAGCGTCGCTTCGGCGTGGCCCCGAGTCTGTATCGCGAGGGTTTCCGCGCCCACGCGTCGGGGCCCAGGGGCGCACCACGGCCTGGCGGCTCCAGGCGCATGGGGACTCGGGCACGGGCCGCGCGCTGAGGCCGCCGGGTCGGGACTCGGCGTGTCGCCAGCGGGGCACGCCGGGCGGGTGGCGAGGACCCGGGGCTTCAAGGGAAGCTGCCCGCCGTGTGGGAGGGAGAGGGGCCGTGGCCTGGAATGGGAGCGGCCGAGCCGTGTTGGAGGCCCGCCGCATCCCCACCAGGAGACGAGGACCATGGGCAGGTTGTTTGTCGCGCCGCTGCTGACCGGGCTGTTGACTGCTTCGCCGGCGATGGCCGAGGAGGACCCCTTCCTGTGGCTGGAGGAGGTGCAGGGACAGCGCGCGCTGGAGTGGGTGCGCGCGCAGAACGCGAAGACGGAAGCCGTGCTGGAGAAGGACCCGCGCTTCGAGCCCTTCCAGGCCGAGGCGCTGCGCATCTTCACCGCCACGGACCGCATCCCCGCTCCCTCGTTCCGCGCGGGCGGCGTGGACACCTTCTGGCAGGACGCGACGAACCCTCGCGGCCAGTGGCGTCACACCACCACGGAGGGCTACGCGAGCCCCACCATCCCCTGGCAGACGGTGCTGGACGTGGACGTGCTGGCGAAGACGGAGGGCGCCAACTGGATCTGGAAGGGCAAGGAGTGCCTGCCCCCCGCGGACCAGCGCTGCATCGTGCGGCTGTCCAATGGCGGCAAGGACGCGGTGGAGGCGCGCGAGTTCGACGCGAGCACGAAGCAGTTCGTCGACAACGGCTTCAAGCTCGCCGAGGGCAAGCAGTCCGTGGACTGGCTGGACACGGACACGCTGCTCGTGGGGCGCGACTGGGGCGGTGACACGCTCACCGAGTCCGGTTACCCGTTCGTGCTCAAGCGCTGGAAGCGCGGCACGCCGGTGGAGCAGGCGACGGAGGTGTTCCGCGGCGAGCGCACGGACGTGTCCGCGTCGCCCATCATCCTTCGCGACGAGGAGGGCGCGCTCCAGGCGGTGTTCGTCAACCGCGGGGTGACGTTCTACGAGTCGGAGCTGTACCTCCTGGGCGACGCGGCGCCCGTGCGGCTGCCGTTCCCCCGGAAGGTGTCATTCCAGGCCTTCCTCCAGGGACAGGTGGTCTTCACCATCGAGGAGGACTGGGGCGGCTTCAAGCAGGGCGCGCTCCTGGCCTATCCGCTGGCTGCGCTGAAGGCGGACCCTGCGAAGGCGAAGCCCACGCTGGTCCTCCAGCCCGGTCCCCGGCAGGGCATCGAGCGCGTCGCGGCCACGCGCAACCTGCTGCTCGTCAACGTGTACGAGGACGTGAAGGGCGCGCTGGACGTCTACACGCCGGGCAAGAAGCGCTGGACGCGCAAGCGGCTGGCGATGCCGAAGAATGCGTCGGTGGAGATTGTCGACACGTCCTCCGCGCATGACCAGGTGTTCGCGGGCGCGGAGGGCTTCCTGGAGCCGGGGTCGCTGTGGCTCGGCGACGCGGCGGCGGGGAAGGTGAAGCGCATCAAGTCACTGCCCGCGCGCTTCGATGCGTCCAAGCACCGCGTGGAGCAGTTCTGGGTGAAGTCGAAGGACGGGACGAAGGTGCCGTACTTCCTGGTGCGTCCGGTGAAGGCGAAGGTGGCCGGTGCCACGCCGACGGTGGTGTACGGCTACGGCGGCTTCCAGGTGTCCAAGCCGCCCGTCTACCTGCCGGAGATGGGCAAGCTGTGGCTGGAGCGGGGCGGCGCGTATGTCGTCGCCAACATCCGGGGTGGCGGTGAGTTCGGTCCGAGCTGGCACCAGGCCGCCCTGCGCGAGAAGCGTCAGCGCGCGTTCGATGACTTCGCCGCGGTCCTGGAGGACCTGGCGCGCCGCAAGGTGACGTCGCCGGAGCACATCGGCATCTACGGGCGCTCGAATGGTGGCGTGCTCACCAGCGTGGTGATGACGCAGCGGCCGGAGCTGCTCAACGCGGCGGTCATCGAGAGCCCGCTCATCGACATGATGCGCTACCCGAAGCTGCCCGCGGGCGCGTCCTGGGTGGGCGAGTTCGGTGACCCGGCGGTGCCCGAGGACGCGGCGTTCATCTCGAAGTACTCCGCCTACCAGAACCTCAAGCCGGGGGTGCGCTACCCCAAGCCGTACATCACCACGAACACGAAGGACGACCGCGTGCACCCGGGACACGCGCGCAAGTTCGCCGCGAAGCTGGAGTCGATGGGGCTGCCGTATCTCTATTACGAGAACACGGACGGCGGGCACAGCAACGACTCCGACCCGATGCTCAATGCGCGTCGGTGGGCGCTGCACTACGTGTACCTGTCGCAGCAGCTGATGGACGCGACGGCGCCCTAGCTGACGCTCTCCGCGCTGTAGCGGGCGATCAGGCCCGTGCGCACGGCGTGGCGGAAGACGCGGGTGAAGAAGAAGGCGGCCAGCAGGATGTAGAGGATGGCGAGGCCGCCTCCCAGCGCCACCGTGGACCAGGACACCGAGCCACCGGCGACGATGGCTCGCATGCCCTCGAACACGTACGAGGGCGGCAGCATCCGGCTGATGCCCTGCATCCACGAGGGCAAGGTGGACAGCGGGTAGAAGACGCCGACGAACGGGGACAGGAGCGCGGGGATGGGCCAGATGAACCACTCCGCGGACGGCCCCAGCCGCAGCACCACCGCCGTGCCGATGATGCCCAGCGCGATGCCGAAGAGGAACAGCACGAGCAGGAACGGCACCAGCATGGCGCCATAGACGAGCATCGACAGGCCGAACACCGTGCCCGCGACGACGAGCATGACGACCAGGCCCACCGAGCTGGTCGCGATGCTGGAGAGCACCAGCCCCAGCACGTACTCGCTGATGGACATGGGGGTGGCGAAGACGTTGAGGAAGTTGCGCGACCAGACGTCCTCGAAGAAGGCCATCGTCACGCCCTGCATGACGCGGGTGAGGAAGTCCCACAGGAGCACCGCGCCCAGCAGCGCGGGCACCAGGTCCATGCCGGGCTCGTGGGTGATGGTGCCCAGGTAGCGGGTGATGAACCCCCACAGGACGATGTCGATGGCCACCCACGCGAAGAGGGGGAAGACGCGCGAGGGGCTGCCCTTGAGCAGGTAGAACTGGCGCAGGACGACGGCGGCGGCGCGGGACAGTCGCATGGCTTCAGTGATTCCCCAGCGCGAGCGGCTCGCGGGCGACGGTGATGAACAGCTCCTCGAGCGAGGCCTTGCCGTGCTCCTTCGGCAGCTCGCGCGGGTCTCCCTGGAGCAGCACCTTGCCGCGCGACATGAAGAGGACGCGGTGACAGACCTCCTCGACCTCGTACATGTTGTGGGACGTCCACAGCACGCCGCCGGTGCCCTGGGCGGCGAAGTCGCGGATGCGGGCGCGGATGTCCTTCGCGGTGGCCGGGTCGAGCGACGCGGTGGGCTCGTCGAGCAGGAGCAGCTGCGGCTGGTTGAGCATGGCCTTGGCGAGCGCCACGCGGGTCTGCTCGCCGGAGGAGAGCACGCCGCTCTTGGTGTCGCGGAAGCGCACGAGGTCGAACTCGTTGAGCAGGGTCTCGATGCGCTCGGAGATGTGCTTCACGCCGTAGATGAGGCCGAAGTAGCGCAGGTTCTGGACGACGGTGAGGTTGCCGGGCAGGGGCGCGTAGACGGCGGCGAAGTTGGTGCGCTCCAGGGCCTGGGAGCGGTGCTTCGCCAGGTCCACGCCCTGGATGTGGATGGAGCCGGAGGTGGGCTCGAGCACGCCGAGCACCATGTTGATGGTGGTGGTTTTACCGGCGCCGTTGGGGCCGAGCAGCCCGACGATTTCGTTGCGGCCCACCTCGAAGGAGATGCCGTCCACGGCGACGGTGCCCGCGTAGGTCTTGCACAGCTCGCGCACGGCGAGCACGGAGGGGGTGCTGGGAGGAGAGGCGGGCATCAGGCGTGAATCTTTTCGTTCCGGGCGAGCATGTCGACGTACTCGGCAATCTTGCGGGCGCGGGTCTCCGCCTTCTTGACGTTCTGGATGCGGAACAGGATGGCGTAGCGGTTGACGGAGTTGAGTGTCGCGAAGAACGCCTGCGCGCGCGGGTTGGCGGCGAGCGCCTGGGCGAGGTCCTCCGGCACGGTGGCTGTGCGCGCGGAGTCGTAGGCGGCGTCCCAGCGGCCGTTCTTCTTCGCGTTCTCGACTTCGGCCAGCCCCGTGGGGCGCATCTTCCCGGCGTCGATGAGGGCGAGCACCTTCTCGCGGTTGATTTTCGACCAGATGCTGCGCGGGCCTCGCGGCGTGAAGCGCAGGAGGTAGGCCGTCTCGTCGAAGCGGCCCTTCTGGCCGTCGATCCAACCCCATATCAGGGCGACTTCGAGCGCCTCCTGGTAGGTGACGGAGGTGGGGCTGTGGCCCTTCTTCGTGAACTTGAGCCACGCGCCGCGCGTGGTGTGGTGCTTCTCCATCCACCGGTCGAAGGCGGCGGGGGACTCGAAGAAGACGATGGGCAGGCCGTCCGCGGGCGCGGTGGCGGACGGCGTCTTCGTCGCGGCGGGCGCGGACTTGGATGGCATGGGCGGGCTTCGCGTGGCGCTGGCGGTGGGCTTCGCGGCCGGGGACTTGTGGGTCGCGGCGCTGGCGAGCGTCTTCCGGGCGTCGGACTTGCGCGGCGCGGAGCCCGTGGCGGGCTTCGCGGCCGAGGACTTGCCCCTCACCGGGCTGGCCGGGGTCTTCAGGGGGGAGGACTTGCTGCGCCTGGTGCCGCGAGGAGGCGTCTCTGAGGCCACGGACTTCGCGTCGAGGGCGTTCCGGGTGGCCTTCACGGGCGTGGTGGTCTTCTCGCGCTTCGACGCGGGGCGGGCGGACTGCTTCGTCGAGGAGCGAGGCTCGCGGGCAGGGCTCATGGGGCCCGGCTTGTAGCACGGGGATGCAGGCGCGGGTCCGCGCGGTGCTACGGCTTCAGCCGGAAGTCGTCCGTCGCGGCTTCGCGGAGTGTGTGGGGGATGAAGTCCGGTCCCACCACGGTGCGCAGCCACGCGTCCTTCATCTGTCGCGCGCAGCGGTTGGGGGGCATGCGACCGACGGCCGTGCCCAGGCCCGGGGTGAGGAGGGTGCGGATGGGCGTCTTCGCCGTCTTGTTGTGCGCGAGCACACAGCGCAGGGCGGCGCGCATGGCGAGGTAGGCGTTCACCGTCTCGCTGACATCCACGGGCACGCGCATGGTGGGCGCGCTGATGCACCAGGGAATCTCCTCGCGGCCGGTGGGGACGAGCACCGCGCTGCCCACGGGCAGCTCGCCGCCCCAGTCCTGCTCGAGCAACTCGCGCAGGCGGTCCTGGACCTGCTGGCCGAGCTGGTACGTGTACACGGCGTCGATGCCGCCATCCATGAACCCGAAGCTGTTGGCGGGGCTGATGATGGCGTCGGCGCGGAGGTCGATGGGGTCGCTGGGGGACACCTGTCCCTCTCGCTCGGAGAAGATGTCTCCTCGGGAGATGGTGACGCCTTCGATGCCCGCGAACTCCTGACGCCAGGCCTCCACCAGGGAGTGGCTGATGTCACGCAGGTGCAATTGGAGGGGAGGCGCCATGTCGGGGTTATACATCCTGGTCAGGTCCGGCGTAGGTTCTCGGGCCTATGCGCACTCTGTATGGGTTGCGGTACTCGGGTTGGACGGAGAAGGCCCTCTGGGCGTTGGACCACCACGGTGTCGACTACCGCTACCGCGAGCACACGCCGCTCACGGGTGAGCTGGTGTTGCGCTGGCGCACGCCGAAGGGCACGCGTCCCACGGTGCCGTTGCTGGTGGAGCCGGAGGGCGCGACGACGGGCTCGTTCTCGATTGCGCGCAGGGCGGAGGCCCAGGGGCGCGGGGCGCCGCTGTTTCCCGCGAGCGCGTTGGAGACCATCGAGCGCTGGGAGGCGGTGAGCGACGCGGTGCTGGGCATCGCGCGGGCGAACGTGTTGCGTCGGATGCTCGAGAATCCGCGGGCGCAGCGGGAGAGCCTGCCCGCGTACATCCCCGGGTTCCTCCGCGGTGTGTCCGCGCCGGTCGCTCGGATGGGAGTTCGGTTCATCTCGCGCAAGCACCACGCGGTGGCGGACCCGGAGCGTGTCCTGCAGGAGAAGGCCATCCCCGCGCTGGAGCGGCTTCGCGCGGAGCTGAAGGGGCGTCCCTACTTGATGGAGCGCTTCACGTACGCGGACATCACGGCGGGCTTGATGCTCCAGTTCGTGCGGCCCGTGGATGACGCGTGGTTGCCGGTGGGACCGGGGACGCGTGAGGTGTGGCATCACGAGTCGTTGGCCGCGGCGTTCCCGGACCTGCTCGCGTGGCGGGACTCGCTGTACGCGAAGCACCGCCGCCCCGCGTTGTTGGGGGACGGCGGCGTGGTGGCTCGCGCGAGCTGAGGCGGGCTACTTCGTCTTGGCGGGAGGCGGCGCGGGCGGAGCGCCTTGGGGGGCGGCCATGCGCTGACGAATCATCTCCTGGATCTGCTCGGGTGACTTGCCCTTGAAGTCCTCGGGCTTGAAGGAGCCCATGACGGAGTCGTTGGGGCCGGGGGCGTCGAGCTCCTCGTAGTCGGCGGGGATGACGAAGAGGGAGGCGGGCTGTTCGCCGACCTTGATGTTGGTGACGTCGATTTCAGCCTGGAGCTTGCCCTTGGTGTCGAACGTCTGGCTGCGCACGTAGGCGACCTCGGGGAGGTCGGTGGGGCGCCAGACTTTCTGACGCTCGACGGCGCCTTCGGCACCGGGAGGGACCCCTTCGTAGATGACGGTGGGGTGGCCGTTGACCTTCTGGGTGCCGACCTTCTTGAAGCCCTGCTCCTTGAAGCACGCGTCGAAGTCCTGGTTCTTCCCGGAACAGGCGCCGGGAATCTTCACGGACATGTCGTCGAGGTTGCGCGTGGTGGCGGCCTTGCGGTCGTGGAAGAGGGTGGAGCCGGTGCGCTTCTCCCAGTTGAAGAGGATGGACATGCCGCCGGGGACCTCGACGGGGGACAGGTCCATGCGGAGCATGCCGGTGCGGCCGTACATCTTGCCCTTGGTCTCGGGGGCGGCCTTCTGGCCGGGGGCGGGAGCGCTCTTCACGCGCAGGTCACCGACCCAGTCCGCGAGCGCGGGCGCGGACACGAGCAGCGTGGCGGCGAGGACTTTCGACAACGTGTGACGAACCGTGGATGTGCTCATGGGCGCACCACAATCCAGGGCCTGTGTGGGTGTCAAACATGCTCGTGCTCCCTTGCTGGCCCGGGCGCGAGGCCGTGTCAGGGCCGCGCGGCATGGTTCGGGCTCCTGACACGGAGGGCCCATGTCGCCACGTTGGTGCGTCGCGCTGCTCATGCTGTTGACGGGAGTGGGGTGCTCCTCGGCCCGGGTCGTTCGCCTCGACACTGGCAGCGAGATCTTCACCCTGACCCCACGTGAGGAAGAGGGCGCGGAGCTGGCTGATGCCCGACTCGAGGATGGCGAGTTCGAGGACGCGATGAAGTCCCTGGCGCGGGATGTCGTTCCCTCGAACAACCCGATGCGTCAGGCCCGTGAGCTGTTCGAGCTCCCCTCCCGCAGTGGCCTGTACCTCTACGAACACCGGACGCACCGTCTCTCGGCCCGAGACGTGTCCCTGGGTGAGGGGCCTCACCTGCTGGAGACCTATGCGGACGAGGAGATGACCCAGGCCTATGGCCGATGGTGTCGGAACCAGGGCACGCCGGGCGACTGTCTGAGTCTGCTGGAGGAAGGCCCGCTGCTCGGCAGTGATGGCAAGTACGTGCTGGCGATGGCCATCGCCATGGGCTCGGTCTGGGAGGAATCCGCCGAGGCGCTGGAGGACATGACCGACCCTCGGCAGGTCCTCTCGATGGTGATGGCCTCGGTGACGATGTACATGCTCCTGTGGACCTTGCCCGAGCCCGTGTCGAAGGGACTGGCGACGCTGCTGACGGCAACGGCCATCGCCTATCTGGGCGTCGACACGGTGTTGGGCATCATCGGTGGATGGTGCGTGCTCGTCAGGGATGTGGACCGCGCGACCACCTTCGAGCAGCTCGACGATGCGGGCTCCGCGTTTGGTGCGGTGCTGGGTGAGAACGCGGCACGCGTCTTCGTGATGTTGGCCACCGCCGCTATCGGCAACACGGCGGGGCTGGCTGCGAAGTCAGCGCAGCTGCCGGGCTCCGCACAGGCGGCGCTGGCGGTCGAGTCGCAGGCGGGTTTTCAATTCGCGGCGATGGGTGCGGTGCGCTCGGTCGCGGTGTCGAGCGAGGGACTCACCATCGCGCTTGCACCCAATGCGCTGGCGATGGCTGGCCAGAGGGATGGGGCGAGCAGGCCGCATCGTCATCACATCGCTACAGACAAGAACAGCATCTCTGCTGTCCAGGGTGGACCTTGGACCCCTCAGTTCAGGAGACTCTTCCGGAAGGCGGGAATGAAGCTGAAGGACCCGGAGAACATCGTGGAAGTGCGAGGCCACAAAGGCCCTCACCCACGGTCGTACCACGAAGCCGTTTATGAGCGACTCAACGGCGCGACGAGGACTTGTCGCACCGTGGAGGCTTGTCGCAAGGCGCTGACCACCGAGCTCCAGGCCCTGTCCGTGGAAGTCAGGACGAAGGGGACGAGACTCAACGAACTGGTGACGCGAGGAAAGTGAGGTAGAGGGCCAGATATGCCCAAGCGCTACTTCAAGCTCGCGCAAGTGATGGAGTCCGGGAACTGGGACCTGGGAGATCCGCTGGATGCGCATGGCGTGGAACTGGATGACCCGTATGTCTTCCGTTCCGGGCGAGCGCTTCCACACCCAGGGCGTTTGAGCATTCCCATCGATGAACCGGGGCGACGCCTGGAGTTCAGCACTGCGGGGCTTGGCATGGCGCCAGTCGTCCATGTCCGTGTCGCCACGCTCTTCATGGAGCTGGCACCTGACGCGGTGCAGGTCTTCCCCGTCGAAATCCAGGGGATGCCCGACCAGTACCTCATCCTGGTGGCCACGAAGCTCCTGCGCTGCATTGACGACGAGGCCTCCGACGAGGTCCTGTACTGGAAGCCGGAAGACGGTCAGCCCGAACGGGTGGGGGAGTACAGGTCCGTCATCGGCATGCGCATCGACACCTCGAAGGTCGGCGACGCCAAGGTGTTCCGCACCTGGGGCTGGGACCTGGGCCTCATCGTCTCCGAGGACCTCAAGCTCGCCCTGGAGCGCGCCCGCGTCACCGGCGTGAGATTCACCGAGGTCTGACCCCGGAAACACGAACGGCGCCGGCCTCCAGGAGGCACGGCGCCGCGGTGCTCACGACACAGGGCCGAAGCTCAGCCCGGCTGGCAGACCTGACGGAGGATGTCGAGCGACTCCAGCGCCTTGCCCGCGCCAATCACGACGGCGGACAGCGGGTCCTCGGCCAGGAACACCGGCAGGCCCGTCTCCTCACGCAACAGCGTGTCCAGGTTCTTCAGCAGCGCCCCACCACCGGCCAGCACGATGCCCCTGTCGGCGATGTCACCGGCGAGCTCCGGCGGCGTGCGCTCCAGCGTCAGCTTCACCGCCTCGACGATGCCGTTCACCGGCTCGGCGAGCGCGTCACGCACCTCGTCGCTCGACACCGTCAGCGTGCGCGGCACACCGGCCACCAGGTCGCGACCCTTGATCTCCATGGTCATGACCTCGTCCGTCGGATACGCCGTGCCGATGCCCATCTTGATGAGCTCCGCCGTGCGCTCACCGATGAGCAGGTTGTACTTGCGCTTCACGTACTGGATGATCGCCTCGTCCAGCTTGTCGCCGCCGATGCGCACGCTCTTGGCGAACACGATGCCGGCCAGGCTGATGACCGCGACGTCGGACGTGCCACCGCCGATGTCCACAATCATGTTGCCGCTGGGCTCCGTCACCGGAAGGCCCGCGCCGATGGCCGCCGCCATGGGCTGCTCAATCAGGTAGACCTCGCGCGCCCCCGCGTTCGCCGCCGCCTCGCGCA
It encodes the following:
- a CDS encoding imm11 family protein: MPKRYFKLAQVMESGNWDLGDPLDAHGVELDDPYVFRSGRALPHPGRLSIPIDEPGRRLEFSTAGLGMAPVVHVRVATLFMELAPDAVQVFPVEIQGMPDQYLILVATKLLRCIDDEASDEVLYWKPEDGQPERVGEYRSVIGMRIDTSKVGDAKVFRTWGWDLGLIVSEDLKLALERARVTGVRFTEV
- a CDS encoding macro domain-containing protein; translated protein: MAPPLQLHLRDISHSLVEAWRQEFAGIEGVTISRGDIFSEREGQVSPSDPIDLRADAIISPANSFGFMDGGIDAVYTYQLGQQVQDRLRELLEQDWGGELPVGSAVLVPTGREEIPWCISAPTMRVPVDVSETVNAYLAMRAALRCVLAHNKTAKTPIRTLLTPGLGTAVGRMPPNRCARQMKDAWLRTVVGPDFIPHTLREAATDDFRLKP
- a CDS encoding AHH domain-containing protein, producing MSPRWCVALLMLLTGVGCSSARVVRLDTGSEIFTLTPREEEGAELADARLEDGEFEDAMKSLARDVVPSNNPMRQARELFELPSRSGLYLYEHRTHRLSARDVSLGEGPHLLETYADEEMTQAYGRWCRNQGTPGDCLSLLEEGPLLGSDGKYVLAMAIAMGSVWEESAEALEDMTDPRQVLSMVMASVTMYMLLWTLPEPVSKGLATLLTATAIAYLGVDTVLGIIGGWCVLVRDVDRATTFEQLDDAGSAFGAVLGENAARVFVMLATAAIGNTAGLAAKSAQLPGSAQAALAVESQAGFQFAAMGAVRSVAVSSEGLTIALAPNALAMAGQRDGASRPHRHHIATDKNSISAVQGGPWTPQFRRLFRKAGMKLKDPENIVEVRGHKGPHPRSYHEAVYERLNGATRTCRTVEACRKALTTELQALSVEVRTKGTRLNELVTRGK
- a CDS encoding ABC transporter ATP-binding protein, whose protein sequence is MPASPPSTPSVLAVRELCKTYAGTVAVDGISFEVGRNEIVGLLGPNGAGKTTTINMVLGVLEPTSGSIHIQGVDLAKHRSQALERTNFAAVYAPLPGNLTVVQNLRYFGLIYGVKHISERIETLLNEFDLVRFRDTKSGVLSSGEQTRVALAKAMLNQPQLLLLDEPTASLDPATAKDIRARIRDFAAQGTGGVLWTSHNMYEVEEVCHRVLFMSRGKVLLQGDPRELPKEHGKASLEELFITVAREPLALGNH
- a CDS encoding glutathione S-transferase family protein, with translation MRTLYGLRYSGWTEKALWALDHHGVDYRYREHTPLTGELVLRWRTPKGTRPTVPLLVEPEGATTGSFSIARRAEAQGRGAPLFPASALETIERWEAVSDAVLGIARANVLRRMLENPRAQRESLPAYIPGFLRGVSAPVARMGVRFISRKHHAVADPERVLQEKAIPALERLRAELKGRPYLMERFTYADITAGLMLQFVRPVDDAWLPVGPGTREVWHHESLAAAFPDLLAWRDSLYAKHRRPALLGDGGVVARAS
- a CDS encoding ABC transporter permease, with product MRLSRAAAVVLRQFYLLKGSPSRVFPLFAWVAIDIVLWGFITRYLGTITHEPGMDLVPALLGAVLLWDFLTRVMQGVTMAFFEDVWSRNFLNVFATPMSISEYVLGLVLSSIATSSVGLVVMLVVAGTVFGLSMLVYGAMLVPFLLVLFLFGIALGIIGTAVVLRLGPSAEWFIWPIPALLSPFVGVFYPLSTLPSWMQGISRMLPPSYVFEGMRAIVAGGSVSWSTVALGGGLAILYILLAAFFFTRVFRHAVRTGLIARYSAESVS
- a CDS encoding YdeI/OmpD-associated family protein encodes the protein MPSKSAPAATKTPSATAPADGLPIVFFESPAAFDRWMEKHHTTRGAWLKFTKKGHSPTSVTYQEALEVALIWGWIDGQKGRFDETAYLLRFTPRGPRSIWSKINREKVLALIDAGKMRPTGLAEVENAKKNGRWDAAYDSARTATVPEDLAQALAANPRAQAFFATLNSVNRYAILFRIQNVKKAETRARKIAEYVDMLARNEKIHA
- a CDS encoding rod shape-determining protein, with amino-acid sequence MFDWLHTLFSRDLAIDLGTANTLIYIRGQGIVSNEPSVVAVQHDARGGKKVLAVGKEAKEMLGRTPGNIVAIRPMKDGVIADFEITAAMLRYFIQSAHNRKTLVNPRIIIGIPSGITEVERRAVREAAANAGAREVYLIEQPMAAAIGAGLPVTEPSGNMIVDIGGGTSDVAVISLAGIVFAKSVRIGGDKLDEAIIQYVKRKYNLLIGERTAELIKMGIGTAYPTDEVMTMEIKGRDLVAGVPRTLTVSSDEVRDALAEPVNGIVEAVKLTLERTPPELAGDIADRGIVLAGGGALLKNLDTLLREETGLPVFLAEDPLSAVVIGAGKALESLDILRQVCQPG
- a CDS encoding prolyl oligopeptidase family serine peptidase, which encodes MGRLFVAPLLTGLLTASPAMAEEDPFLWLEEVQGQRALEWVRAQNAKTEAVLEKDPRFEPFQAEALRIFTATDRIPAPSFRAGGVDTFWQDATNPRGQWRHTTTEGYASPTIPWQTVLDVDVLAKTEGANWIWKGKECLPPADQRCIVRLSNGGKDAVEAREFDASTKQFVDNGFKLAEGKQSVDWLDTDTLLVGRDWGGDTLTESGYPFVLKRWKRGTPVEQATEVFRGERTDVSASPIILRDEEGALQAVFVNRGVTFYESELYLLGDAAPVRLPFPRKVSFQAFLQGQVVFTIEEDWGGFKQGALLAYPLAALKADPAKAKPTLVLQPGPRQGIERVAATRNLLLVNVYEDVKGALDVYTPGKKRWTRKRLAMPKNASVEIVDTSSAHDQVFAGAEGFLEPGSLWLGDAAAGKVKRIKSLPARFDASKHRVEQFWVKSKDGTKVPYFLVRPVKAKVAGATPTVVYGYGGFQVSKPPVYLPEMGKLWLERGGAYVVANIRGGGEFGPSWHQAALREKRQRAFDDFAAVLEDLARRKVTSPEHIGIYGRSNGGVLTSVVMTQRPELLNAAVIESPLIDMMRYPKLPAGASWVGEFGDPAVPEDAAFISKYSAYQNLKPGVRYPKPYITTNTKDDRVHPGHARKFAAKLESMGLPYLYYENTDGGHSNDSDPMLNARRWALHYVYLSQQLMDATAP